One genomic region from Coffea eugenioides isolate CCC68of unplaced genomic scaffold, Ceug_1.0 ScVebR1_115;HRSCAF=498, whole genome shotgun sequence encodes:
- the LOC113754962 gene encoding 60S ribosomal protein L39-3 — protein sequence MPSHKTFMIKKKLAKKQRQNRPIPYWIRMRTDNTIRYNAKRRHWRRTKLGF from the coding sequence ATGCCGTCCCACAAGACCTTCATGATAAAGAAGAAGCTGGCGAAGAAGCAGAGGCAGAACAGGCCCATCCCTTATTGGATCCGCATGCGCACTGACAACACCATCCGCTACAATGCCAAGCGTCGCCATTGGCGCCGCACCAAGCTCGGCTTCTAA
- the LOC113754961 gene encoding protein PHYTOCHROME KINASE SUBSTRATE 4-like, with amino-acid sequence MDSSPTTISNTFKYNSPHQPIFNIVEAPFHHKSFAQSYTTRDASFSPYLKPKEPDRFPSQVVTSVADDTELNVFDAQKYFSESTNEPKESKGIYSSQSSLNHASEPSDAGWRFSSASSTVDGYSRNFQGRSFHATPTASSEASWNSQTGLLSNPPGPIPVSLMNTRADHDGGPNRGSSSAAKWRFCRKCPCGGMKSVQVDEGSSDHRSQAVNEDNHKNTKPDVYQKRQGHRSHDHEKMVEKISSMSQKSTVSDLDHSVKRHQTVSSNTSRVSLPSENHFIPTSVSQQRIPASGKAPFTDGAMTFSFPVLNPSYPFKPEQKGFLTTPKLNIPLDEPQRISLEVFRPSDRTISRKSIDQQRVALGAKTHGSHLDRRGNFAFPGSPMTGEDDVASDASSDLFEIESFSTQTTSYPNPMYRRRDSLDEASTFNARRLGGFYGTDGRGSLDEPMTPTTENYAPSEASIDWSVTTAEGFDRASVSNFSITASEIEDFSITRRRSLEKGSTRQAWSGGGGGSGDNSADAGKKKGTGLLLSCRHERAVSVGPHPLKFMPEGGPPLPLISTSAHVNSAASRPPKPNAPPLAKGHSAHLSLAFAA; translated from the coding sequence ATGGATTCATCACCGACCACAATATCCAACACCTTCAAGTACAATTCCCCACATCAACCAATTTTCAACATTGTAGAAGCCCCATTTCATCACAAATCCTTTGCGCAGAGCTATACAACAAGAGATGCATCTTTCTCCCCATATCTCAAACCCAAAGAACCCGATCGATTCCCTTCTCAAGTTGTGACTTCTGTCGCAGACGATACAGAACTAAACGTTTTTGATGCCCAAAAGTACTTCAGTGAAAGTACCAATGAACCTAAAGAAAGCAAAGGAATATACTCTTCTCAATCAAGTCTCAATCATGCATCAGAGCCAAGTGATGCAGGCTGGCGATTTTCCTCAGCATCATCAACTGTCGATGGCTACAGCAGAAATTTCCAGGGACGATCTTTCCATGCTACTCCTACGGCTTCTTCTGAAGCTAGTTGGAATAGCCAGACTGGCCTGCTATCCAATCCACCTGGTCCAATTCCTGTATCTTTGATGAATACTCGTGCTGATCATGATGGAGGCCCGAATAGAGGTTCCTCTTCGGCTGCCAAGTGGAGGTTTTGTCGAAAATGCCCGTGTGGTGGGATGAAATCCGTTCAAGTTGATGAAGGGAGCTCAGACCACAGATCCCAAGCTGTCAATGAGGACAACCACAAGAATACTAAACCTGATGTGTATCAGAAAAGGCAGGGCCATAGGTCCCATGACCATGAAAAAATGGTAGAAAAGATATCCAGCATGTCCCAGAAAAGTACGGTAAGTGATCTTGATCATTCAGTAAAAAGACATCAGACTGTCAGTTCAAATACTTCAAGGGTTTCACTTCCATCGGAGAATCATTTCATTCCAACATCTGTTTCCCAACAACGAATCCCTGCATCTGGAAAAGCGCCCTTTACGGATGGAGCCATGACATTTTCTTTCCCTGTCTTGAACCCTTCTTACCCTTTTAAGCCTGAGCAGAAGGGCTTCCTGACAACACCAAAACTCAATATCCCTTTAGATGAACCACAACGGATATCATTGGAAGTTTTTCGGCCCTCAGACCGTACAATCTCAAGGAAGTCGATCGATCAGCAGCGAGTTGCATTAGGGGCTAAAACCCACGGCAGTCACTTGGATCGTCGTGGTAATTTCGCGTTTCCCGGAAGTCCTATGACCGGCGAAGACGATGTTGCTAGTGATGCAAGTTCAGATTTGTTTGAGATCGAGAGCTTTTCCACTCAGACCACATCGTATCCAAATCCAATGTATCGCAGGCGGGATTCGCTGGACGAGGCCTCCACGTTCAATGCAAGGCGATTGGGAGGTTTCTATGGTACCGATGGTCGTGGGAGTCTTGACGAGCCAATGACACCAACAACCGAGAACTATGCACCAAGTGAAGCTAGCATTGATTGGAGTGTAACAACTGCAGAAGGGTTCGACCGAGCAAGCGTCTCTAACTTCTCCATAACTGCTTCTGAAATCGAAGATTTCTCGATCACGAGGCGGAGATCACTGGAGAAAGGATCCACTCGTCAAGCTTGGAGCGGCGGTGGTGGTGGCAGCGGCGACAACAGTGCTGACGCTGGTAAGAAGAAAGGAACCGGGTTGTTGTTAAGCTGTCGGCATGAGAGGGCGGTGAGCGTGGGACCTCATCCGCTGAAATTTATGCCGGAGGGTGGTCCACCATTGCCATTGATTTCGACATCTGCACATGTGAATTCTGCGGCAAGTAGGCCACCAAAGCCAAATGCTCCACCACTTGCCAAGGGTCATTCTGCACACttgtctcttgcttttgctgcaTAA